In one window of Silvanigrella paludirubra DNA:
- a CDS encoding type IV secretory system conjugative DNA transfer family protein produces the protein MKENYGRKIFGIKANNWLQSLIYYCLFSFIGAIPLTCIFIQLHFKYGLITYLELIRQKLYLYFRVEYLPNAIHHSKMKPTNEDIIFYDKINQYWEILQETTKMYQAIFVVSFLVCMFICYKFFKTYGEKEQEVKYEREDELRLVSNTELIREIKLEVKRKNNDIIFTPYDLYIGKTKIRIPLGLLETHIGFGGASRTGKTNGMNELLIQDRQLKSKCLIVDPRGEFFERHGRKGDKILSLFDIRQEKWNFWCENIAFKFLADALVELKESSNNKNFFDKSGREVLTAALKHTRSLEELWEVVNYTMKSLHDFLVDKNELSKQLLGEGAGPQSAGIIATSILNMSFIKSMNHHVYEREKTNCIEEKCFSLTEWVNNDEDDSWVFIIDDIRNLPEAQPLHRLWFDIVTSSAYDRDKKNPNLRQINLYCDEITTVGNLPTLPSVLDKGRNYKLRLIIGFQSYAQLELIYGKDSAVNIFQGLQTVFCFASNNETEASLFAARMGKSIIVEADQSLGLGDKNGNASISYRTRQIDNVTASQIQALKDNFCFAKIARVNPTKIEFEFHKMERINEGSKSIVPTVTRFDGVKTKQYESEELIREREQAAQAEKSNSKASATNELVKSIVEEVITLMSERSDSNKIEELGKKIMDKFGASQGIKAKFGPHIYSITIHKQSKTIYISTNEIEFSIPFPKVKISAVETVDEENTNAPKSQNSSETQDHRGNFESDDAKETDKSKGQFKSIPINLKKSLIEKETAPKNEMGL, from the coding sequence ATGAAAGAAAACTATGGACGTAAAATTTTCGGAATAAAAGCTAACAACTGGTTACAAAGTTTAATATATTACTGTTTATTTTCGTTTATAGGTGCAATTCCTCTTACCTGTATTTTTATTCAATTACATTTTAAATATGGTCTAATTACATATCTAGAATTAATTCGACAGAAGTTATATCTATATTTTAGAGTTGAATATTTACCAAATGCAATTCACCATTCTAAAATGAAACCTACTAATGAAGACATCATTTTTTATGATAAAATAAACCAATACTGGGAAATTTTACAAGAAACTACAAAAATGTATCAGGCTATTTTTGTAGTTTCTTTTTTAGTGTGCATGTTTATTTGTTACAAATTTTTCAAGACTTATGGAGAAAAAGAACAAGAAGTAAAATATGAAAGAGAAGATGAGTTACGATTAGTTAGCAATACAGAATTAATAAGAGAAATTAAATTAGAAGTAAAAAGAAAAAACAATGACATCATATTTACACCCTATGATTTGTACATTGGGAAAACTAAAATCAGAATTCCGCTTGGTTTATTAGAAACTCATATCGGTTTTGGGGGAGCAAGCAGGACAGGTAAAACAAATGGAATGAACGAATTATTAATTCAAGATAGACAGTTAAAAAGTAAATGCCTTATCGTAGATCCAAGAGGAGAATTTTTTGAAAGGCACGGCAGAAAGGGAGATAAAATTTTATCTCTATTCGATATTAGACAGGAAAAATGGAATTTTTGGTGTGAAAATATCGCATTTAAATTTCTTGCAGATGCTTTAGTCGAACTTAAAGAATCTAGTAATAATAAAAATTTTTTTGATAAGTCTGGTCGAGAAGTTCTCACTGCGGCACTAAAACATACAAGAAGTTTAGAAGAACTTTGGGAAGTTGTAAATTATACGATGAAAAGTTTACACGACTTTCTTGTGGATAAAAATGAGCTTTCTAAACAACTTTTGGGTGAAGGTGCTGGTCCACAAAGCGCAGGTATTATTGCTACCTCTATCCTAAATATGAGTTTTATAAAATCTATGAATCACCATGTATATGAAAGAGAAAAAACTAATTGTATTGAAGAAAAATGCTTTTCACTTACAGAATGGGTAAATAATGATGAGGATGATTCTTGGGTATTTATCATTGATGACATACGTAATTTACCAGAAGCACAACCTTTACATCGCTTATGGTTCGATATTGTTACAAGCTCCGCATATGATCGAGATAAAAAAAATCCTAATCTCAGACAAATAAATTTATACTGTGATGAAATCACAACTGTAGGAAATTTACCGACACTTCCAAGTGTTTTGGACAAAGGCAGAAATTATAAATTAAGACTTATCATTGGTTTTCAATCATACGCTCAACTTGAATTAATATACGGTAAAGATTCCGCAGTAAATATCTTTCAGGGCCTACAAACTGTATTTTGTTTTGCTTCAAATAATGAAACAGAGGCGAGTTTATTTGCCGCAAGAATGGGAAAGTCAATCATTGTTGAAGCAGATCAAAGTCTAGGACTAGGAGATAAAAATGGAAATGCTAGCATCAGTTATCGAACGAGACAAATAGATAATGTTACAGCTTCACAGATACAAGCCTTAAAAGACAACTTTTGTTTTGCTAAAATTGCTAGAGTAAATCCAACTAAAATTGAATTTGAATTTCATAAAATGGAAAGAATTAATGAAGGTTCAAAATCAATTGTACCTACAGTAACACGTTTTGATGGAGTAAAAACAAAACAATACGAATCAGAAGAATTGATAAGAGAACGAGAACAAGCAGCTCAAGCTGAAAAATCAAATAGCAAAGCTTCTGCAACAAATGAACTAGTAAAATCAATTGTTGAAGAAGTAATTACACTAATGTCTGAAAGATCTGATTCAAATAAAATTGAAGAACTCGGAAAGAAAATTATGGATAAATTTGGTGCTTCACAAGGAATAAAAGCTAAATTTGGTCCACACATCTATTCAATTACAATTCATAAGCAATCGAAAACGATTTATATTAGTACAAATGAAATTGAATTTTCTATTCCCTTTCCAAAAGTAAAAATTAGTGCAGTAGAAACAGTAGATGAAGAAAATACAAACGCACCAAAAAGTCAAAACTCTTCTGAAACTCAAGATCACAGAGGAAACTTTGAAAGTGATGATGCAAAAGAAACTGATAAATCAAAAGGACAGTTTAAGTCCATCCCAATCAATTTAAAAAAATCATTAATTGAAAAAGAAACAGCACCAAAGAACGAAATGGGTCTTTAA
- a CDS encoding DUF932 domain-containing protein, translating into MNYSYDYRNSDHSPLLQSQLVEICPAAFAQTPSCVVSNKYNFISTKNIMDILEKNKFLPYSAMQSRARTIEKKETTKHMIRFRHSESKRQLENAGGLIPEIVLMTSHDGLSSFRFMSGIFRFVCTNGLIKGDINSSINIRHVGSNESDIIDAVFEVLDTSNSGLLLSSEMQKIDLSESQKIKFASEAYDLRFDDHEFEDFSPLQLLTPRRYADKSENLFNIFNATQENLIRGGIRVFKRDEKGYLKRSRTRAVGSIEANLKINKGLWNLAEKYLR; encoded by the coding sequence ATGAATTATTCTTATGATTATAGAAATTCTGATCACAGTCCACTTTTACAAAGTCAGCTAGTAGAAATTTGTCCGGCGGCATTTGCTCAAACTCCTAGCTGCGTTGTTTCTAATAAATACAATTTTATTTCAACGAAAAATATTATGGATATTTTAGAAAAAAATAAATTTTTACCTTATTCAGCAATGCAGTCTCGAGCTAGAACTATAGAGAAAAAAGAAACTACTAAACACATGATCAGGTTTCGTCATTCAGAATCTAAACGTCAATTAGAAAATGCAGGCGGTCTAATTCCTGAAATCGTTTTGATGACATCTCACGATGGGCTCTCTTCATTTCGATTTATGAGCGGCATTTTCCGATTTGTATGTACGAATGGCTTAATAAAAGGCGATATTAATTCATCAATAAATATCAGGCATGTTGGATCCAATGAAAGCGATATCATTGATGCTGTTTTTGAAGTTTTGGACACATCAAATTCGGGGCTTTTATTATCATCTGAAATGCAAAAAATTGATCTATCTGAATCCCAAAAAATTAAATTTGCAAGCGAGGCATACGATTTAAGGTTTGATGATCATGAATTTGAAGACTTTTCACCATTGCAGTTATTAACGCCTAGACGCTATGCTGATAAATCAGAAAATTTATTTAATATATTTAACGCAACACAGGAAAATTTAATAAGAGGTGGCATAAGAGTTTTTAAAAGAGATGAAAAAGGATATTTGAAACGTTCGAGAACCAGAGCGGTAGGATCAATTGAAGCAAATTTGAAAATTAATAAAGGGCTATGGAATTTGGCAGAAAAGTATTTGAGATAG
- a CDS encoding HNH endonuclease produces the protein MDAGRKINKKLREPLRGRIEKGSENFLCRWCGKEVPKKRRTFCSNDCVHEHRLRSNIDYMREHVFKRDLGICAKCGLDCELLKYEARLLFNVTDEYRVSEFLSSFSIPIGRIKGFISRNLALWDADHVVPVRHGGGGCGLEGMQTLCSGCHFKLTKEQQRNEFIGYVGNTLWDDV, from the coding sequence ATGGATGCTGGCCGCAAAATAAACAAAAAACTTCGTGAGCCTTTACGCGGAAGAATTGAAAAAGGCAGTGAAAATTTTTTATGTCGATGGTGTGGCAAAGAGGTCCCTAAAAAAAGGCGTACATTTTGCTCAAATGATTGCGTACATGAACATCGCCTACGTTCCAATATTGACTACATGCGAGAGCATGTTTTTAAACGAGATTTAGGAATTTGCGCTAAATGCGGTTTGGACTGCGAATTATTAAAATATGAGGCTCGGTTACTTTTTAATGTTACTGATGAGTACAGGGTTTCTGAATTTTTAAGCTCATTCTCTATACCTATTGGTAGAATAAAAGGTTTTATAAGTAGAAATTTAGCCTTATGGGATGCCGATCATGTTGTCCCAGTTCGCCATGGAGGGGGAGGTTGTGGGCTTGAAGGCATGCAAACTCTCTGTTCGGGTTGTCATTTTAAGTTAACAAAAGAGCAACAGAGAAATGAATTTATCGGATATGTTGGCAATACTTTATGGGATGATGTGTAA
- a CDS encoding ParM/StbA family protein, with translation MIISIDSGSSNLKIALSDKVFCEPSLVEEVSEKSSIQEKIFYSGKWYVAGKRAEQQKSSYEVEPEISGNFHGSEKQVIQWVYAFEKENLEGNHEVLIVSLPYETFSNDKVVNLINNRKTFKWKNSNGIEKEIIFKKVIVVPQGVGALALYQNEFQGSKMPRLLTLIDIGSCTTDIVSVVWDDDDQTYIYKEKDCTSILEISTSVFIRRIRDKINEKRTIPVDFGYHEITRAIQKGEFVLQIGSNEIDFKDIYHNQTKLLTSELSNKLSELLADTWRASNEVVLTGGGASFILPWECEKRTKRMDLFSNVKGQLIIGKGMI, from the coding sequence ATGATCATTTCAATAGATAGTGGCAGCTCGAATTTAAAAATTGCGCTTTCGGACAAGGTTTTTTGTGAACCCTCATTAGTAGAGGAAGTTTCAGAAAAGAGTTCAATTCAAGAGAAAATTTTTTATTCTGGTAAATGGTATGTTGCAGGCAAAAGAGCTGAACAACAAAAAAGTTCATATGAGGTGGAGCCTGAAATTAGCGGAAATTTCCATGGTTCAGAGAAACAAGTCATTCAATGGGTGTATGCTTTTGAAAAAGAAAATTTAGAAGGGAATCATGAGGTGCTCATTGTTTCTCTTCCTTATGAAACATTTTCAAATGATAAAGTTGTTAATTTAATAAATAATAGAAAAACTTTTAAATGGAAAAATTCTAATGGCATTGAAAAAGAAATTATTTTTAAGAAAGTTATTGTGGTCCCACAGGGAGTAGGCGCTTTGGCGTTGTATCAAAATGAATTTCAAGGCTCAAAAATGCCACGTTTACTTACTCTTATTGATATTGGCTCATGTACAACAGATATTGTAAGCGTTGTGTGGGACGACGATGATCAAACTTATATTTATAAAGAAAAGGATTGTACTTCTATTCTTGAAATTTCAACTTCTGTTTTTATTAGAAGAATTCGTGATAAGATAAATGAAAAGAGAACTATTCCAGTTGATTTTGGATATCATGAGATAACTAGAGCAATTCAAAAAGGTGAATTTGTTTTGCAAATAGGAAGTAATGAAATTGATTTTAAAGATATATATCATAATCAAACGAAACTTCTTACAAGTGAATTAAGTAACAAGTTAAGTGAACTTTTAGCGGATACATGGAGAGCTTCAAATGAAGTTGTTCTCACTGGTGGTGGTGCTTCATTTATACTTCCATGGGAATGTGAAAAAAGGACTAAAAGAATGGATCTCTTTTCAAATGTCAAAGGGCAACTCATTATTGGAAAAGGCATGATTTAA
- a CDS encoding nucleotidyl transferase AbiEii/AbiGii toxin family protein: MKMTSDDLRDAISYTAQRTGFSSSLIEKDYYCSLVLKILYEHDQLKNLLIFKGGTLLSKGFFNFFRLSEDLDFSISNNFCTNRNERKKIADIFKTMIPLVLKELNFKVVSPFRGYNESSHYNGIFGYDSVNGLPDTIKFDVALKGDLVHEPIGTNLKTLLMNPISNTAIFPNIFALALTKEEVYAEKFRAALTREPSAIRDFFDIEKILDSGFNIFEESFIELVKNKISFDTQANINLTLEKRKTLESQIITDLRPVLKLNEDFNLEKTWSSIQDLVKVL, from the coding sequence ATGAAGATGACATCTGATGATCTAAGAGATGCCATTAGTTATACAGCACAACGAACTGGCTTTTCTTCTTCTCTTATAGAAAAGGATTATTATTGTTCATTAGTTTTAAAAATTCTTTATGAACATGACCAATTAAAAAATTTATTAATTTTTAAAGGGGGAACTCTTCTATCAAAAGGGTTTTTTAATTTCTTTAGATTGAGTGAAGATCTCGATTTTTCTATAAGTAACAATTTCTGTACCAATCGCAATGAAAGAAAAAAAATAGCGGATATTTTTAAAACAATGATACCTCTTGTTCTTAAAGAGCTTAACTTCAAAGTAGTTTCACCATTTAGAGGATACAATGAATCCAGTCATTATAATGGAATATTTGGATACGATTCTGTTAATGGCTTACCTGATACTATTAAATTTGATGTTGCCTTAAAAGGAGATCTTGTTCATGAACCAATTGGAACAAATCTTAAAACCCTATTGATGAATCCAATCTCAAATACTGCTATTTTCCCAAATATATTTGCATTAGCGCTTACCAAAGAAGAAGTTTATGCTGAAAAATTTAGAGCTGCTTTAACTAGAGAACCTTCAGCAATAAGAGATTTTTTTGATATCGAAAAAATTCTTGACTCAGGTTTTAATATATTTGAAGAGTCTTTTATTGAGCTTGTAAAAAATAAAATATCTTTTGATACTCAAGCAAATATTAATTTAACTCTTGAAAAAAGAAAAACTCTTGAATCTCAGATTATAACAGATCTAAGACCAGTCTTAAAATTAAATGAAGATTTTAATTTAGAAAAAACGTGGTCATCTATTCAAGATTTAGTTAAAGTATTATAA
- a CDS encoding type IV toxin-antitoxin system AbiEi family antitoxin domain-containing protein translates to MKYQEVPKKNRNVQDYQLIAYGIKKSQGKPWAILSTEEVMQTLGLSLAQTTKLFTRLHSQNRIQKIKKGLYIVPGRFPPLGKIWKPSPYEVLWSYMNWLGASWQITGLAAFTRYSFSTQVPQVITVCNDKLSGKMEIGGNSFVFIKIPKKKIGNNNAFPIIGALQIPFSSKARTIFDAVYFSNIFGTLPAAYTWIALIAKNKDDIKELIECCNLYGNKQTIARIGFFLEKMNIDTSLIKIEKEKITETLFPLIPGTRRGPINRHWGIIENESTTKILSVMENPDEDDI, encoded by the coding sequence ATGAAATATCAAGAGGTCCCAAAAAAAAATCGAAATGTTCAAGACTATCAATTGATTGCCTATGGAATTAAAAAATCCCAGGGAAAACCATGGGCTATCCTTTCTACTGAAGAGGTAATGCAAACCTTGGGTCTTTCTTTGGCACAGACAACGAAGCTTTTCACAAGACTTCATTCACAAAATAGAATCCAGAAAATTAAAAAAGGTTTATATATTGTACCAGGCCGTTTTCCTCCTCTTGGAAAAATCTGGAAACCATCCCCCTATGAAGTGCTTTGGTCTTATATGAACTGGCTTGGAGCTTCATGGCAAATTACAGGTCTAGCTGCATTTACGCGCTACTCATTTTCAACCCAAGTTCCACAAGTTATCACTGTCTGTAATGATAAATTATCTGGAAAAATGGAAATCGGTGGGAATTCATTTGTTTTTATAAAGATACCAAAAAAAAAGATTGGAAATAATAATGCTTTTCCAATAATAGGAGCCCTTCAAATTCCATTTTCATCTAAGGCAAGAACTATTTTTGATGCTGTTTATTTTTCTAATATATTTGGAACACTCCCGGCTGCTTATACTTGGATAGCATTAATTGCTAAAAATAAAGATGATATTAAAGAACTAATTGAATGCTGTAATTTATATGGGAATAAGCAGACTATTGCCAGAATAGGATTTTTCCTGGAAAAAATGAACATAGATACTTCTCTAATTAAAATTGAAAAAGAAAAAATAACAGAAACACTTTTTCCTCTAATCCCTGGTACTCGCAGAGGTCCTATTAATCGTCATTGGGGTATTATTGAAAATGAATCGACAACTAAAATTCTATCTGTAATGGAGAACCCTGATGAAGATGACATCTGA
- a CDS encoding tyrosine-type recombinase/integrase, translating into MEKIWDDFNHWVQFLETKDLSPASLREYKRDVRQFLEWLKESGGGYSSAKNIGMSTARNYRENLIAKSHKASTINRRIQSIAAFLSYLDVADKQNPFRNLKQIQIVRTSPKSIDRNESNKVFRFADNLEEKDHGLSLAIVTLLRHAGLRASELVAIRISDLEIREKTGKVLVRKGKGLKERLVPLNLDAREGLKPWLYARNDILKKIEERFLKKGKEVPKWVYSDYLFIGQRGVLTTRGVHYITQKIGQLANLDVCLGPHRLRHTFARAALDPKGYALNREPVPLPALKKMLGHSRIETTSIYSEFTHEDHARFLEEKGEVIINS; encoded by the coding sequence ATGGAAAAAATTTGGGACGATTTTAATCACTGGGTTCAATTTCTCGAAACAAAGGATCTGAGTCCAGCAAGTCTTCGTGAATACAAACGCGATGTGAGACAATTTTTGGAGTGGCTTAAAGAAAGTGGTGGCGGTTACTCGTCTGCCAAAAACATCGGCATGAGCACAGCAAGAAACTACCGTGAGAATTTGATTGCAAAAAGTCATAAGGCATCCACCATCAACCGCAGAATCCAAAGCATTGCAGCTTTTTTATCTTACCTTGATGTTGCTGATAAGCAAAATCCCTTTCGCAATTTAAAACAAATTCAAATTGTCCGCACCTCCCCTAAATCCATTGATCGCAATGAGTCCAATAAAGTATTCCGTTTTGCCGATAATTTAGAAGAAAAGGATCATGGTCTTTCTTTAGCGATTGTTACTTTATTACGACATGCAGGGCTTCGGGCAAGTGAACTTGTTGCTATTCGTATTTCTGATCTTGAAATCAGAGAAAAAACAGGAAAAGTTCTTGTTAGAAAAGGAAAAGGATTAAAGGAACGTCTTGTTCCTTTAAATTTAGATGCAAGGGAAGGATTAAAACCTTGGCTTTATGCAAGAAATGATATTTTAAAAAAAATAGAAGAGCGTTTTTTAAAAAAAGGAAAAGAGGTTCCCAAGTGGGTTTATTCTGATTATTTATTCATAGGACAAAGAGGCGTTTTAACCACTCGTGGGGTTCATTATATCACCCAAAAAATTGGGCAGCTTGCAAATTTAGATGTTTGCCTTGGGCCCCATAGATTAAGACATACGTTTGCTCGTGCTGCACTTGATCCAAAGGGTTACGCTTTAAATCGTGAGCCTGTTCCCTTACCTGCTCTTAAAAAAATGTTAGGACATTCTAGAATTGAAACCACTTCAATTTACTCTGAATTCACTCATGAGGACCATGCGAGGTTTCTTGAAGAAAAGGGAGAAGTGATAATTAATTCATAA
- a CDS encoding P-loop NTPase fold protein: MANIDYSVNNEHIENYLNEYIKMVHPSFAVLVDGEWGSGKTWFINNFTNKNIGSNFLRISLFGVRSISEIDDQIFRQLYPVLKSKPFEITSRIISSLVKNTIKIDLQKEIDKIPDYLTNTDKHIFIIDDFERCQLPTTELLGYLNNFIENNNQKIIIIANEKEIEKTKDICTEKYDKIIEKIVGRKFKIKTDLNKAFLEFLKDIKNKNIFEKNKDNILDIYKNFDYINLRTLKKSIIECDRFIKNLPENARLNDEFIKSCIYSLFIIDIHLKNGKLKNSDINLVEKLRVSIYQKNKEKKELDEKEKSIEGILNYLEKFGYIGLYPDLNSIYQFFEFGFVSSDDINNSKYFYNDSMPNWKKLINYDKLTDIEFEELFKLVYEEFKSYKYKKQGILKHTFGMFLYFSKMKIIEKNENEIFQKSKYIIQHMIHNNLVELESFELENRFYKEWRDYSFEGYIFWERESHEFKEISKLLNDYQEFKENEELEKQAKELLITMEKNPIDFMKELIINGKFSNISILKFLSQTDFIKKWIEIKPENRGFIKHVFEERYNYLVNNDALLDELDWLKDLEIRVESETNKLNLLSKYFMEKLKLEIKNAIEKIENYKKKI, translated from the coding sequence ATGGCAAATATTGATTATTCAGTAAATAATGAGCATATTGAAAATTATCTAAATGAGTATATAAAAATGGTTCATCCATCTTTTGCAGTTCTTGTTGATGGAGAATGGGGCAGTGGAAAAACTTGGTTTATTAATAATTTTACTAACAAAAATATAGGGAGTAATTTTTTAAGAATTTCTCTTTTTGGAGTTAGATCTATATCTGAAATTGATGATCAAATATTTAGGCAATTATATCCAGTATTAAAATCAAAACCATTTGAAATTACATCGAGAATAATTTCATCTCTAGTAAAAAATACGATTAAAATTGATCTTCAAAAAGAAATTGATAAAATTCCTGATTATTTAACTAATACAGATAAACATATTTTTATTATTGATGACTTTGAACGGTGCCAATTGCCTACAACAGAATTATTAGGATATCTTAACAATTTTATAGAAAATAATAATCAAAAAATCATTATTATAGCAAATGAAAAAGAAATTGAAAAAACAAAAGATATTTGCACTGAAAAATATGATAAAATCATAGAAAAAATAGTTGGTCGTAAATTTAAAATTAAAACGGATTTAAATAAAGCATTTTTAGAATTCTTAAAAGATATAAAAAATAAAAATATATTTGAAAAAAACAAAGATAATATTTTAGATATTTATAAAAATTTTGATTATATAAACTTAAGAACATTAAAAAAATCTATTATTGAATGTGATCGTTTTATCAAAAATTTACCAGAAAATGCTAGATTAAATGATGAGTTTATAAAATCATGTATTTATTCCTTATTTATAATAGATATTCATTTAAAAAATGGTAAGTTAAAAAACTCTGATATTAATTTAGTTGAAAAACTAAGAGTTTCTATTTATCAAAAAAATAAAGAGAAAAAGGAACTGGATGAAAAAGAAAAAAGTATTGAAGGAATTTTAAATTATTTAGAAAAATTTGGCTATATTGGATTATATCCAGATTTGAATTCAATTTATCAGTTCTTTGAGTTTGGTTTTGTTTCTTCTGATGATATAAATAATAGTAAATATTTTTATAATGATTCCATGCCGAATTGGAAAAAACTTATTAATTATGACAAATTAACCGATATTGAATTTGAAGAATTATTTAAGCTTGTCTATGAAGAGTTTAAAAGCTATAAGTATAAAAAACAAGGTATTTTAAAACATACTTTTGGAATGTTTCTATACTTTTCAAAAATGAAAATTATAGAAAAAAATGAGAATGAAATATTTCAAAAATCTAAATATATAATTCAACATATGATTCATAATAATCTAGTTGAATTAGAGAGTTTTGAGTTAGAAAACAGATTTTATAAAGAATGGCGAGATTATTCTTTTGAAGGATATATTTTTTGGGAAAGGGAATCACATGAATTTAAAGAAATTTCCAAGTTACTAAATGATTATCAAGAATTTAAAGAAAATGAGGAACTAGAAAAGCAAGCTAAAGAACTACTTATTACTATGGAAAAAAATCCAATTGATTTTATGAAAGAATTAATAATTAATGGTAAATTCAGCAATATTTCAATTTTAAAATTTTTAAGTCAAACTGATTTTATAAAAAAATGGATTGAAATTAAACCAGAAAATAGAGGATTTATAAAACATGTATTTGAGGAACGTTATAATTATTTAGTAAATAATGATGCGCTTTTAGATGAATTAGATTGGCTAAAAGATTTAGAAATTAGAGTAGAATCAGAAACTAATAAATTAAATTTGCTATCTAAATATTTTATGGAAAAGCTTAAATTAGAAATAAAAAATGCTATTGAAAAAATTGAAAATTATAAGAAAAAAATATAA
- a CDS encoding integrase core domain-containing protein, translating into GTFKRDYVYVNDCYSADWVLEHLEEWFYDYNHHAPHSGLAMMSPIQYQNSH; encoded by the coding sequence GGTACGTTTAAAAGAGATTATGTTTATGTCAATGATTGTTATTCTGCTGATTGGGTTTTAGAGCATTTAGAGGAATGGTTTTATGATTATAATCATCACGCACCACATTCCGGACTTGCAATGATGAGCCCAATACAGTATCAAAATTCACATTAA
- a CDS encoding transposase produces MDKLKAVKKRFGYHEKREILEEHFNSGLSLSALSRKHQIHPVTLYSWKRSLCMSNKDENQSTSPTNIEEILAENENLKKRNKHLEKAVSNLTIDNSIL; encoded by the coding sequence ATGGATAAATTAAAAGCAGTAAAGAAAAGATTTGGATATCATGAAAAAAGAGAAATACTAGAGGAACACTTTAACTCTGGCTTGAGTTTATCCGCATTATCGCGTAAACATCAGATTCATCCAGTGACTTTATATAGCTGGAAAAGGAGTCTCTGCATGAGTAATAAAGATGAAAATCAATCTACTAGTCCAACAAATATAGAAGAAATACTTGCAGAAAATGAGAACCTTAAAAAACGTAATAAACATTTAGAAAAAGCTGTTTCAAACTTAACAATAGATAATTCAATTCT